A genomic region of Devosia ginsengisoli contains the following coding sequences:
- a CDS encoding ABC transporter permease, translating to MSDVASAPAMRRLQLDPVTILGLVVLAVLIATAVLAPWISPYGPTDINPATRLQPPSGEHWLGTDRIGRDVLTRALHGGRISLTVGFLVGVAVLCVGVLLGLLAGSVRWLDGLIMRVIDGIMAMPAVLVGVAMVVMWGGGLWALLIAIGIPSLPDTVRLTRSLALSIRTEPYVEAARMGGTRLPMLLWRHFIPNALAPLIVIGTYVGANAIVAESLLSFLGVGMPPEMPSWGNMIAEGRLAFQIAPWGVFVPALFLTATVLAVNLVGDGLRDSTDPLRLKSD from the coding sequence ATGAGCGACGTCGCATCCGCGCCCGCCATGCGGCGGCTGCAGCTCGATCCCGTCACGATACTGGGTCTCGTGGTCCTAGCCGTGCTGATTGCCACCGCCGTGCTGGCGCCGTGGATCAGCCCCTATGGTCCCACCGATATCAATCCCGCCACGCGGCTACAGCCGCCATCGGGTGAACACTGGCTCGGAACCGACCGCATCGGCCGGGACGTGCTGACACGGGCGCTGCATGGTGGCCGCATCTCGCTCACGGTGGGATTTCTTGTCGGTGTCGCCGTACTTTGCGTCGGCGTGCTGCTTGGCCTGCTGGCCGGCTCGGTGCGCTGGCTGGATGGCCTGATCATGCGGGTGATCGACGGTATCATGGCCATGCCGGCGGTGCTGGTCGGCGTTGCCATGGTCGTCATGTGGGGCGGCGGATTGTGGGCGCTGCTGATTGCCATCGGCATTCCCAGCCTGCCCGATACGGTGCGCCTGACACGTAGCCTGGCGCTGTCCATCCGCACCGAACCCTATGTCGAAGCGGCGCGCATGGGCGGGACGCGGCTGCCCATGTTGCTGTGGCGGCATTTCATTCCCAACGCGCTCGCGCCGCTCATCGTCATCGGCACCTATGTCGGCGCCAATGCCATCGTGGCGGAATCACTGCTGAGCTTCCTGGGTGTCGGTATGCCGCCGGAAATGCCCAGTTGGGGCAACATGATCGCCGAGGGGCGCCTGGCCTTCCAGATCGCGCCCTGGGGCGTGTTCGTGCCGGCGCTGTTCCTCACCGCCACGGTTCTCGCCGTCAATCTGGTGGGGGATGGCCTGCGCGATTCCACCGATCCGCTGCGGCTCAAGAGTGACTGA
- a CDS encoding N-acetylglucosamine-6-phosphate deacetylase, which translates to MSGSGEISGIDPTTGQPQRIHFENGLITRIEPATDAKHYLAAGLIDLQVNGYAGHDLNSGALDAATVRALGQVLLQTGVTSFAPTLITASEAGLLHGLRTIALARAGDPVLAQMIGHIHVEGPWISAEDGARGAHPTAHIRAIDLDEFQRWQAACDGLVGMVTLSPHSPDAPEKIRHLVRMGTQVAIGHTHATPAQIAAAAEAGASISTHLGNGIAATLPRHPNAIWAQLADDRLTAGLIADGHHLDADTFKVMLRAKGPNRAFLVSDAVALGGLSPGRYHQPIGGDVELSADGRLSLAGTPYLAGAARNLAEGVASAIAMADITLAEALDLASRQAGRLMGGRGRLEIGAAADLICFDWKPGQTNLDIRNVYLRGERVVG; encoded by the coding sequence ATGAGCGGCAGCGGCGAGATTTCCGGCATTGACCCGACAACAGGGCAGCCGCAACGCATTCATTTCGAAAACGGGCTGATCACCCGCATCGAGCCGGCCACTGATGCGAAACACTACCTGGCCGCCGGACTGATCGACCTGCAGGTCAATGGCTATGCCGGCCATGATCTCAATTCCGGCGCGCTGGACGCGGCCACCGTTCGCGCCTTGGGCCAGGTCCTGCTGCAAACCGGGGTCACCAGCTTTGCGCCCACACTGATCACCGCGAGCGAAGCCGGCCTGCTGCACGGGCTGCGCACCATCGCGCTGGCGCGCGCCGGCGACCCCGTATTGGCGCAGATGATCGGCCATATTCACGTGGAAGGCCCCTGGATTTCAGCCGAGGATGGCGCCCGCGGCGCGCATCCGACGGCCCATATCCGCGCTATCGATCTAGACGAATTCCAGCGCTGGCAAGCGGCCTGCGACGGGCTGGTCGGCATGGTGACACTGTCACCGCACAGCCCCGACGCACCCGAGAAGATCCGGCACCTGGTGCGCATGGGCACTCAGGTGGCCATCGGTCATACCCATGCCACGCCAGCCCAGATTGCGGCGGCAGCCGAGGCCGGTGCGAGCATTTCGACCCATCTGGGCAATGGCATTGCCGCCACCCTGCCCCGGCATCCCAACGCGATCTGGGCCCAACTGGCCGACGACCGGCTCACTGCCGGGCTGATCGCCGATGGCCACCATCTCGATGCCGATACGTTCAAGGTCATGCTGCGCGCCAAAGGTCCGAACAGGGCCTTCCTGGTTTCCGATGCCGTGGCTTTGGGCGGACTGTCGCCGGGTCGCTATCACCAGCCGATTGGCGGAGACGTCGAATTGAGCGCTGATGGGCGGCTGAGTTTGGCCGGCACGCCTTACCTTGCCGGCGCGGCACGCAACCTGGCCGAAGGCGTCGCCAGCGCCATCGCCATGGCCGACATCACGCTCGCCGAGGCGCTCGACCTCGCCAGCCGTCAGGCCGGCCGGTTGATGGGCGGTCGCGGCAGGCTGGAAATCGGCGCCGCAGCAGACCTGATCTGCTTCGACTGGAAACCGGGGCAAACCAACCTCGATATCCGCAACGTCTATCTGCGCGGGGAGCGCGTTGTGGGATGA
- a CDS encoding 6-phosphogluconolactonase, whose product MVELDLICRQQQVDDGEFATVADVPQHAITLTIPQLMAGNRLICIVPGASKAEAVRSTIRGPIDTACPASILRRHNDCTLYVDQESYPQ is encoded by the coding sequence GTGGTCGAACTGGACCTGATCTGCCGCCAGCAGCAGGTCGACGATGGCGAATTCGCCACCGTGGCCGATGTACCCCAGCACGCGATCACGCTCACGATACCGCAGCTAATGGCCGGCAATCGGCTGATCTGCATCGTGCCGGGCGCCAGCAAGGCCGAAGCCGTGCGCAGCACTATTCGCGGGCCGATTGACACCGCCTGCCCGGCGAGCATCCTGCGCCGACACAACGACTGCACCCTCTATGTCGATCAGGAATCCTATCCCCAATGA
- a CDS encoding dipeptidase, which produces MTNPVRVFDGHNDVLGRLVMSGVADPVGAFLNGSTDGHIDLPRALRGGVAGGLFAVFCPSGGSFDFAEHRTADGVDMPLPGLLALETAQASMLAQVALLRRILDQAGGRVALCLNRADIEAAFAAGKLAIVLHLEGAEPIDANFDMLEVLYAAGLRSLGPVWSRPNRYGYGVPFRFPSSPDTGPGLTDAGRELVRQCNRLGMLVDLSHITEQGFWDVAKLSQSPLVATHSNAHALCPAARNLTDRQLDAIRDSDGMVGLNFATAFLRDDGDMRADTDIALMVRQLDYLIERLGEGRVGFGSDFDGAVVPEAIGDIAGMPVLTKALADAGYGRELIERLAWRNWIDVLGRIIG; this is translated from the coding sequence ATGACTAACCCAGTCAGGGTTTTCGACGGGCATAATGATGTGCTCGGGCGGCTCGTCATGTCGGGCGTGGCCGATCCGGTCGGTGCCTTCCTCAATGGTTCGACGGATGGTCATATCGACCTGCCGCGCGCGTTGAGGGGAGGCGTGGCCGGCGGGCTGTTCGCCGTTTTCTGCCCGTCGGGCGGCAGTTTCGATTTTGCCGAGCATCGTACGGCCGACGGCGTCGACATGCCGCTGCCGGGTCTGCTGGCGCTCGAAACCGCCCAGGCATCGATGCTCGCGCAGGTCGCACTGCTGCGTCGCATCCTGGACCAGGCCGGTGGCCGGGTGGCACTGTGTTTGAACCGGGCGGATATCGAAGCGGCCTTTGCCGCCGGCAAGCTTGCCATTGTGCTGCATCTGGAAGGCGCCGAGCCGATCGACGCGAATTTCGACATGCTGGAGGTGCTGTATGCCGCCGGGCTGCGATCGCTGGGACCGGTCTGGAGCAGGCCCAACCGGTATGGCTACGGCGTTCCGTTCCGCTTTCCCAGTTCACCCGATACCGGGCCGGGTCTGACCGACGCCGGGCGCGAGCTGGTGCGGCAGTGCAACCGGCTCGGCATGCTGGTCGACCTTTCGCACATTACCGAGCAGGGCTTTTGGGATGTGGCCAAGCTGTCGCAGTCACCGCTGGTGGCGACGCATTCCAACGCCCATGCTTTGTGCCCGGCCGCCCGCAACCTGACCGACCGTCAGCTCGATGCCATCAGGGATTCCGACGGCATGGTGGGGCTCAACTTCGCCACCGCCTTCCTGCGGGATGACGGCGACATGCGCGCCGATACGGATATCGCGCTCATGGTGCGGCAGCTCGACTATCTGATCGAACGGCTGGGCGAAGGTCGGGTAGGGTTCGGCTCGGATTTCGATGGCGCGGTGGTGCCGGAGGCCATTGGCGATATTGCCGGCATGCCTGTTCTGACCAAGGCGCTGGCCGATGCCGGCTATGGCCGGGAGCTGATCGAACGGCTGGCCTGGCGCAACTGGATCGATGTGCTGGGCCGCATTATCGGGTGA
- a CDS encoding dipeptide ABC transporter ATP-binding protein, with protein MNQTKEPAVLDIAGLQIDLPIGADRPHAVANLDLRIRRGEMVCLVGESGSGKSLTAMATMGLLPRVLQRGVRGTISLAGRDLLNITPQERRQIVGRDVSMIFQEPMTALHPVVNVGAQIEEVLKIHRPQLGAGERREQVLAALQAVQLPSPEQISRAYPHELSGGQRQRVMIAMALILDPMLLIADEPTTALDVTTQAEILRLIKDLQVRRGTGVLFITHDIGVVRDIADHVVVMQHGQVVEQGSAEAVLGNPQQDYTRALINAIPELGSVRAEPKELGPVLVRMTDLRKSFSRRKGLFRQERFDAVGGVDLTLRRGEVLSVVGESGSGKSTLARCLAGLTAPSDGQIVVGGDAPQGAGSRRHGQRVQMVFQDPNRSLNPRRKVGESIIEGPMNFGTSRKEAMARAAELMELVGLRPDSLDRFPYQFSGGQRQRICIARALALQPEVLIADEAVSALDATVQQQVVRLLDDIRRRLDLSILFITHDLRVAAQISDTIVVMQRGRIAEAGSVAAVLGSPQSDYTKRLLAAVPGQKHSFTEIEAND; from the coding sequence ATGAACCAGACCAAAGAGCCTGCAGTGCTCGACATTGCGGGTCTGCAGATCGACCTGCCGATCGGGGCCGACCGTCCGCATGCCGTGGCCAATCTCGACCTTCGCATTCGCCGTGGCGAGATGGTGTGCCTGGTGGGCGAATCCGGCTCGGGAAAATCCCTGACCGCCATGGCCACGATGGGCCTGCTGCCGCGCGTGCTGCAACGCGGAGTGCGCGGGACCATTTCGCTGGCCGGGCGGGACCTGCTGAATATCACGCCGCAGGAGAGGCGGCAGATCGTCGGCCGCGACGTGTCGATGATTTTCCAGGAGCCGATGACCGCGCTGCATCCCGTGGTGAATGTGGGCGCGCAGATCGAGGAGGTCCTCAAGATCCACCGCCCGCAGCTCGGCGCCGGGGAGCGGCGAGAGCAGGTTCTGGCGGCCTTGCAGGCGGTGCAGCTTCCCAGTCCGGAACAGATCAGCCGGGCCTATCCGCATGAGCTGTCCGGTGGACAGCGGCAGCGCGTCATGATCGCCATGGCGCTGATCCTCGATCCCATGCTGCTCATCGCCGATGAACCGACCACCGCGCTGGACGTGACCACGCAGGCCGAAATCCTGCGCCTCATCAAGGACCTGCAGGTGCGGCGCGGCACGGGCGTGCTGTTCATCACCCATGATATCGGCGTGGTCCGCGACATTGCCGACCATGTCGTGGTCATGCAGCATGGGCAGGTGGTCGAGCAGGGTAGCGCTGAGGCCGTGCTGGGAAATCCCCAGCAGGACTATACGCGCGCCCTGATCAACGCCATTCCGGAACTGGGCAGCGTGCGCGCCGAGCCCAAGGAACTCGGGCCGGTGCTGGTGCGCATGACCGACCTGCGCAAGAGTTTTTCGCGTCGCAAAGGCCTGTTCCGCCAGGAGCGGTTCGACGCCGTGGGTGGCGTGGACCTGACGCTGCGGCGCGGGGAAGTGCTGAGCGTGGTGGGGGAATCCGGTTCGGGCAAAAGCACGCTGGCGCGCTGCCTTGCCGGCCTGACTGCCCCGTCCGACGGGCAGATCGTGGTGGGTGGAGATGCCCCGCAAGGTGCCGGGTCTCGCCGGCATGGCCAGCGCGTGCAGATGGTGTTCCAGGACCCCAATCGCTCACTCAATCCGCGCCGCAAAGTGGGCGAATCCATCATCGAGGGGCCGATGAATTTCGGCACCTCGCGGAAAGAGGCCATGGCCCGCGCCGCCGAGCTGATGGAACTGGTCGGGTTGCGGCCGGATTCGCTGGATCGGTTTCCCTACCAGTTCAGCGGCGGGCAGCGGCAGCGCATCTGCATCGCCCGCGCGCTGGCCTTGCAACCCGAGGTGCTGATTGCCGACGAGGCTGTTTCGGCTCTCGATGCCACGGTGCAGCAGCAGGTGGTGCGGCTGCTCGACGATATCAGGCGGCGGCTCGACCTCAGCATTCTCTTCATCACCCACGACCTGCGCGTGGCGGCCCAGATCAGCGATACGATCGTGGTGATGCAGCGCGGCAGGATTGCCGAGGCCGGCAGCGTCGCGGCGGTGCTGGGCAGCCCGCAATCGGACTACACGAAACGGCTGCTGGCGGCGGTGCCGGGCCAGAAACACAGCTTCACGGAGATAGAAGCGAATGACTAA
- a CDS encoding tyrosine-type recombinase/integrase, with protein sequence MPKKSGLPKGVTEFKDRHEKWHLRYRAKGQPTVYLKTRPGQDGWHEEYEAARAGEPEKRVRTSARTKPGTISALIAVYYGTPEFTGLAESSRKTYRNMLERFREAHGDKQVATLTRAHIKAIIGAMSATPAAANNLLDRLRILMKLAMDDEWRADDPTYRVKGFKLSGDGFHTWSEDDIEKFCDHYPIGTSARLAMGLMLYTGQRRSDMVRMGWQHISGDRMRVRQLKTDAMLSIPIHSDLAEILASAERTDLPILLTQFGKPFTANGFGNRMRKWCNAAELPECTSHGLRKAAARRMAEAGCSNKEIMAITGHQTDKEVTRYTKAADQIKLADRAMKAIGGS encoded by the coding sequence ATGCCCAAGAAAAGCGGACTGCCAAAGGGCGTCACTGAGTTCAAGGACCGCCATGAGAAATGGCATCTCCGCTATCGGGCTAAGGGCCAGCCCACGGTCTATCTCAAGACCCGGCCCGGCCAGGATGGCTGGCATGAGGAATACGAGGCCGCACGAGCCGGCGAGCCCGAGAAGCGTGTCCGCACCAGCGCCAGAACGAAGCCGGGCACGATATCGGCCCTGATCGCAGTCTATTATGGCACTCCGGAATTCACCGGCCTGGCCGAAAGCTCGCGCAAGACCTATCGCAACATGCTGGAGCGCTTCCGCGAGGCCCACGGTGACAAGCAGGTCGCCACCCTGACCCGAGCCCACATCAAAGCCATCATCGGCGCCATGTCGGCAACGCCAGCCGCGGCGAACAATTTGCTCGACCGTCTACGGATCCTCATGAAGCTGGCCATGGACGACGAGTGGCGAGCCGATGACCCAACCTATCGCGTCAAGGGCTTCAAGCTCTCCGGCGACGGCTTCCACACTTGGTCCGAGGACGACATCGAGAAGTTCTGCGACCACTACCCGATAGGCACGAGCGCCCGGCTCGCCATGGGTCTGATGCTCTATACTGGCCAACGACGATCCGACATGGTGAGGATGGGGTGGCAGCACATCTCGGGTGACCGAATGCGTGTGCGCCAGCTCAAAACCGACGCGATGCTATCGATCCCCATCCATTCGGACCTTGCCGAAATTCTGGCGAGCGCCGAACGGACTGACTTGCCGATCCTGCTCACGCAATTCGGTAAGCCCTTTACGGCCAACGGATTCGGCAACCGGATGAGGAAATGGTGCAACGCGGCCGAACTACCCGAATGCACGTCGCATGGGCTTCGGAAGGCGGCAGCCAGGCGCATGGCGGAGGCCGGCTGTAGCAACAAGGAGATCATGGCAATTACCGGTCACCAGACCGATAAGGAGGTCACGCGCTACACGAAGGCAGCGGACCAGATAAAGCTCGCGGATCGGGCCATGAAGGCGATCGGCGGCAGTTAG
- a CDS encoding LacI family DNA-binding transcriptional regulator, which produces MNWTGGKRPTISQVAAQAGVARSTVSRAFSQPERLTRETVARVLEVAKQLGYTPNPVAQALSTGRSRNIALVVPDVANPFFPPLIRAAQRKAEEYDLCVFLGDSDEKPEREDQLLERFASQVDGVVLVSSRLSDTQIWAYAQRMPLVLINRDIDNMLRVLIDSAPGMEDAVTHLAELGHRHLAYVSGPATSWSNAQRRTAFRNAARRQGLEVSSISANRSTYESGRKSAERVVASGATACVAFDDLLAQGILAGLADLSVAVPEQISVVGCDDVLGSTTSPALTTISNHCVAAGEVAISLLVDNFGGSPAVDVRHVLKTHLVIRNSTAARK; this is translated from the coding sequence ATGAACTGGACAGGCGGCAAGCGGCCCACGATCAGCCAGGTGGCGGCGCAGGCTGGCGTGGCGCGTTCCACGGTCTCGCGGGCCTTCTCGCAGCCTGAAAGGCTGACGCGCGAAACGGTTGCCCGCGTGCTCGAAGTGGCCAAGCAGCTGGGCTATACGCCCAACCCGGTGGCGCAGGCGCTCAGCACGGGCCGTTCGCGCAATATCGCCCTTGTCGTGCCCGACGTGGCCAATCCGTTTTTCCCGCCCTTGATCCGCGCCGCGCAGCGCAAGGCCGAGGAGTATGACCTCTGCGTCTTCCTCGGTGATTCCGATGAAAAGCCTGAGCGCGAGGATCAACTGCTCGAGCGCTTTGCCAGCCAGGTGGATGGCGTTGTCCTTGTCTCGTCCCGGCTCTCGGATACGCAGATATGGGCCTATGCCCAACGCATGCCGCTGGTGCTGATCAATCGCGATATCGACAATATGCTGCGCGTGCTGATCGACAGCGCGCCGGGCATGGAGGATGCGGTGACCCATCTGGCCGAGCTCGGCCACCGGCACCTGGCCTATGTCAGCGGCCCGGCGACCTCGTGGTCGAATGCGCAGCGTCGCACCGCGTTTCGCAATGCCGCAAGGCGGCAGGGGCTCGAAGTGTCTTCGATCTCGGCGAACCGGTCGACCTATGAAAGCGGGCGGAAATCGGCGGAGCGAGTGGTCGCCTCGGGGGCAACGGCCTGCGTGGCTTTCGACGACTTGCTGGCGCAAGGCATATTGGCCGGCCTGGCCGACCTTTCCGTCGCCGTGCCCGAGCAGATCAGCGTGGTCGGCTGCGACGATGTCTTGGGATCGACGACCAGCCCGGCGCTGACCACGATCTCCAACCATTGCGTGGCGGCCGGCGAAGTGGCGATTTCCCTGCTTGTCGACAATTTCGGCGGCTCGCCTGCCGTCGATGTCCGGCACGTGCTGAAGACCCATCTGGTGATCCGCAACAGTACCGCCGCCCGCAAATGA
- a CDS encoding AGE family epimerase/isomerase has product MTGGDRNSQLRDWRNKYVALNQASLQWLLDRPALPGGWLNTKVNSLTLADYGPDDGLRAPQFTYGWIQGRGLEALVTHADYLQAEAPDLAARAMDRARALYDSLAALYAEYGNGYFLYDGARIPVHMDATGQAHRQLSGAGFATYSQAFMLKGLIAAAQRFDTPREATWRGHMQVLIADLEKGRFIQNERQPLDAAALAGERENYGPRMILLGAAALLQELGHGSDAAFGNRFIDHVLNRHMDAKTHLLRDEPDGELCNPGHAIEFFGFALDFVAADDPRIPQLLQGLQASCEAGFHGPGIGIAVSVKTGAVLEPHFPWWTLPETIRATALAYERNGDARFIEFWHRADSAFWQNYLRSDAPMAFQNRDWTGPVDRVPATPDLDPLYHTGLSLLGAIRAVDRLTR; this is encoded by the coding sequence ATGACGGGTGGCGATCGCAACAGCCAGTTGCGCGACTGGCGCAATAAATATGTGGCCCTCAACCAGGCAAGCCTGCAATGGCTTCTCGATCGCCCCGCTTTGCCCGGTGGGTGGCTCAATACCAAGGTCAACAGCCTGACGCTGGCCGACTACGGTCCCGATGACGGCCTGAGGGCACCGCAATTCACCTATGGCTGGATCCAGGGCCGCGGGCTGGAAGCGCTGGTGACCCATGCCGATTATCTGCAGGCCGAAGCCCCTGATCTGGCCGCACGGGCCATGGACAGGGCTCGCGCACTCTACGACAGCCTCGCCGCGCTCTATGCGGAATATGGCAACGGCTATTTCCTCTACGATGGCGCCCGAATTCCCGTTCACATGGATGCCACCGGCCAGGCGCATCGGCAGCTATCGGGCGCCGGCTTTGCCACCTATTCGCAGGCCTTCATGCTGAAAGGCCTCATTGCCGCTGCCCAGCGCTTCGACACACCGCGCGAAGCCACCTGGCGCGGGCATATGCAGGTGCTCATTGCCGATCTGGAAAAGGGACGCTTCATCCAGAATGAGCGCCAGCCGCTCGATGCGGCAGCCCTGGCCGGCGAGCGCGAAAATTACGGTCCCCGCATGATCCTGCTCGGCGCCGCGGCCCTGCTGCAGGAGTTGGGCCATGGGAGCGATGCTGCCTTCGGCAATCGCTTCATCGATCATGTTCTCAACCGCCACATGGATGCCAAAACGCATCTGCTGCGCGACGAGCCGGACGGCGAGCTATGCAATCCGGGCCATGCCATCGAGTTTTTCGGCTTCGCCCTCGACTTCGTCGCTGCGGATGATCCGCGTATTCCACAATTGCTGCAGGGATTGCAGGCCAGTTGCGAGGCCGGGTTTCACGGCCCCGGCATCGGCATTGCCGTATCCGTCAAGACCGGCGCGGTGCTCGAACCCCATTTCCCCTGGTGGACGCTGCCCGAGACGATCCGGGCGACGGCCCTGGCCTATGAGCGGAACGGCGACGCGCGGTTCATCGAATTCTGGCACCGGGCGGACAGCGCTTTCTGGCAGAATTACCTGCGTTCCGATGCGCCCATGGCCTTCCAGAACCGCGACTGGACCGGACCGGTGGACCGGGTGCCGGCAACACCCGATCTCGACCCGCTTTATCATACCGGCTTGTCGCTATTGGGCGCGATAAGGGCGGTCGACCGCCTCACCCGATAA
- a CDS encoding ABC transporter permease, translating to MISFLLRRALATVPVIAIVMLAVFLVVHLGGSDPARIIAGDSAGAAEVETLREALGLNRPLPIQFLDWAGSTLRGDLGSSLFYGTPVVDMISVRIGPTIALAIGTLLFAVLLGVPMGTFAAVTAGRWPDKLLMGVASIGFSLPIFIVAYTLVYWLALVPGWFPVQGFTPPQTDLGQFLRGMTLPIITLGAFYMSLFARVSRAAVLDMLKEDFVRTARAKGATPLRVLTAHALRCAAVPIITIIGSSFAGLLGGVVVTETLFNIPGLGRLVTEAILKRDFPIIQGVILVTALIYIFVNMVVDMIYALLDPRIRQ from the coding sequence ATGATCTCATTCCTGCTCCGGCGTGCCCTGGCAACAGTGCCGGTCATCGCCATCGTCATGCTGGCGGTCTTTCTTGTGGTGCATCTGGGCGGGAGCGATCCCGCCCGGATCATCGCTGGCGACAGTGCCGGCGCCGCCGAGGTGGAGACGCTGCGCGAAGCGCTTGGGCTCAACCGTCCGCTGCCGATCCAGTTTCTCGACTGGGCCGGCAGCACCCTGCGGGGTGATCTGGGAAGCTCGCTGTTCTACGGCACACCTGTCGTCGACATGATCTCCGTGCGCATCGGCCCGACCATTGCGCTGGCCATCGGCACGCTGCTCTTCGCCGTCCTGCTGGGCGTGCCCATGGGCACGTTCGCGGCCGTCACCGCAGGGCGCTGGCCCGACAAGCTGCTGATGGGCGTGGCCTCGATCGGCTTTTCGCTGCCGATCTTCATCGTGGCCTATACGCTGGTCTATTGGCTCGCTTTGGTGCCCGGCTGGTTTCCGGTGCAGGGCTTTACGCCGCCGCAGACTGACTTGGGACAATTCCTGCGGGGCATGACCCTTCCGATCATTACCTTGGGCGCGTTTTACATGTCGCTCTTCGCCCGCGTCAGCCGCGCGGCGGTGCTCGACATGCTCAAGGAAGATTTCGTGCGGACTGCACGGGCCAAGGGCGCCACGCCGCTGCGCGTTCTCACGGCCCACGCCCTGCGCTGTGCCGCGGTGCCGATCATCACCATTATCGGCTCCAGCTTTGCCGGCCTGCTAGGCGGCGTGGTGGTGACTGAGACGCTGTTCAACATTCCCGGCCTGGGCCGGCTGGTTACGGAAGCCATTCTCAAACGCGACTTCCCGATCATCCAGGGCGTCATCCTGGTGACGGCGCTCATCTACATCTTCGTCAACATGGTGGTCGACATGATCTATGCGCTGCTCGATCCGAGGATCCGCCAATGA
- the rlmB gene encoding 23S rRNA (guanosine(2251)-2'-O)-methyltransferase RlmB: MSRNKFPPKPKYDPDTGPVYLYGLHTVRAALDNSNRIKKVLLATPNALNRLRETGELGKVAVKETTPKELDRLLGDDAVHQGAALEVDPVSRFGLDDIKPLRLVVVLDQITDPHNVGAILRTACAFGADAVITTARHSPRETGVMAKSASGALDLVPMIEVRNLGDALEKLKGRGMLVLGFDSESEHQLKPRTGDQLLAIVMGAEGKGLRQRTRELCDEMVKLDMPGPIKSLNVSNAAAIALFAATAGRS, encoded by the coding sequence ATGAGCCGCAACAAGTTTCCCCCCAAGCCGAAATACGATCCCGATACCGGGCCGGTCTATCTCTATGGCCTGCACACGGTGCGCGCCGCGCTGGACAACAGCAACCGCATCAAGAAGGTGCTGCTGGCCACGCCCAACGCCCTCAACCGGCTCAGGGAGACCGGAGAGCTCGGCAAGGTGGCGGTCAAGGAAACCACGCCCAAGGAGCTTGATCGGCTGCTGGGCGATGATGCCGTGCATCAGGGCGCAGCGCTGGAGGTCGATCCGGTGAGCCGCTTCGGGCTCGATGACATCAAGCCGCTCAGGCTCGTCGTCGTACTCGACCAGATCACAGATCCGCATAATGTCGGCGCCATCCTGCGCACCGCCTGCGCCTTTGGCGCTGATGCGGTCATCACCACCGCCCGCCACTCCCCGCGCGAAACCGGTGTCATGGCCAAATCGGCCTCCGGCGCGCTCGATCTGGTGCCGATGATCGAGGTGCGCAACCTGGGTGACGCGCTGGAAAAACTCAAAGGGCGCGGCATGTTGGTGCTGGGCTTTGATTCTGAATCGGAACATCAGCTCAAGCCGCGCACCGGCGATCAGCTGCTGGCCATCGTCATGGGCGCCGAGGGCAAGGGCCTGCGCCAGCGCACCCGCGAACTCTGCGATGAAATGGTCAAACTCGACATGCCTGGCCCGATCAAGTCGCTCAACGTGTCCAACGCCGCTGCCATCGCGCTGTTCGCCGCCACCGCTGGACGGTCCTGA
- a CDS encoding 6-phosphogluconolactonase, translating into MSQKSGFTVNHVPDRAALEQQSALAIADSLRSLLARQDRVRAVFAAAASQLGTLTLLRQQDGIDWHRMEAFHMDEYVGLPAEHPARFGNWLKRNVFDHLPLAAVHLIEPDGDAQAAAQDYAAKLAAAPIDLVCLGIGVNGHIAFNDPRSRTSTTH; encoded by the coding sequence ATGTCGCAAAAGTCGGGTTTCACGGTCAACCACGTCCCGGATCGCGCTGCGCTCGAGCAGCAATCGGCGCTGGCTATCGCGGATTCCCTTCGGTCCCTCCTGGCCCGGCAGGACAGGGTCCGCGCCGTGTTCGCGGCAGCGGCCAGCCAGTTGGGCACCCTGACCCTGCTGCGTCAGCAGGACGGCATAGACTGGCATCGCATGGAAGCCTTCCACATGGATGAATATGTCGGGCTGCCGGCCGAACACCCTGCCCGTTTCGGCAACTGGCTGAAGCGCAATGTCTTCGATCACCTGCCCTTGGCCGCCGTGCACCTCATCGAACCCGACGGCGATGCGCAAGCGGCCGCACAGGATTATGCCGCAAAACTGGCCGCCGCGCCCATCGACCTCGTCTGCCTCGGGATCGGCGTCAACGGCCACATCGCCTTCAACGACCCCCGGTCGCGGACTTCAACGACCCACTGA